The following proteins are encoded in a genomic region of Arcobacter suis CECT 7833:
- a CDS encoding efflux transporter outer membrane subunit, with product MFKRTISIALASTLFTGCISLEPKLEPKDSKVIPLEWNNPVEAKTQEDLTQIKPSWEDFVQNDTLKKVVDLAIKNNKDLKIALLNIQSARATYRITKADSFPNVNANGDVSHARNINSSNGTTTSHNYSANISASYEIDLFGKVESLNESALQSYLSTQFAANTVKVSLISETINAWLTLATHNEQLKLSNQTVENLQKAHELTQKKFNAGVISKADVLDASAALKEAQINVISYNTMIKQDKNALELLIAQPLNDELLPKEFIKYENWLMIVKAGISSKVLLTRPDIMEAEHNLKAKNANIGAARAAFFPSISLTANTGIASKSLSSLFDGGAQSVWSFSPNITLPIFNGGQNSANLDYTYAQRDIALNQYEKTIQTAFKEVNDSLATRATINEQINKQKELVDAVSKSYDLALGAYKIGTGSYLNVLISQRTLYSAQQNLISKYQEDLTNRVSLYSTLGGNEEVEEINKENQ from the coding sequence ATGTTTAAAAGAACCATTTCAATAGCCCTTGCTTCAACTCTTTTTACTGGATGTATTTCCCTAGAGCCAAAACTAGAACCAAAAGATTCCAAAGTTATTCCCCTTGAATGGAATAATCCAGTTGAGGCAAAAACTCAAGAAGATTTAACTCAAATAAAACCTTCATGGGAAGATTTTGTTCAAAATGATACTTTAAAAAAAGTTGTTGACCTAGCCATAAAAAACAATAAAGACTTAAAAATAGCCCTTCTAAATATTCAATCAGCAAGGGCAACATATCGTATAACAAAAGCAGATAGTTTTCCAAATGTTAATGCAAATGGTGATGTAAGTCATGCAAGAAATATAAACTCTTCAAATGGAACTACAACTTCACATAATTATTCTGCAAATATATCAGCTTCTTACGAAATAGATTTATTTGGAAAAGTAGAGAGTTTAAATGAAAGTGCATTACAAAGCTATCTTTCAACACAATTTGCAGCAAATACAGTAAAAGTTAGTCTAATCTCTGAAACAATTAATGCGTGGCTTACATTAGCCACCCATAATGAACAATTAAAACTATCAAATCAAACAGTTGAAAATCTACAAAAGGCACATGAACTAACACAAAAAAAGTTTAATGCAGGTGTGATTTCAAAAGCTGATGTATTAGATGCAAGTGCCGCATTAAAAGAAGCACAAATAAATGTTATTTCATATAACACAATGATAAAACAAGATAAAAATGCTTTAGAACTACTAATTGCTCAACCTTTAAATGATGAGCTTTTACCAAAAGAGTTTATAAAGTATGAAAATTGGTTGATGATTGTAAAAGCTGGAATTTCATCAAAAGTTTTATTAACACGACCAGATATTATGGAAGCAGAACATAACCTAAAAGCAAAAAATGCAAATATAGGTGCGGCAAGAGCTGCATTTTTCCCATCTATTTCACTAACTGCAAATACGGGAATTGCTAGTAAATCACTCTCATCACTTTTTGATGGAGGAGCTCAAAGCGTATGGTCTTTTTCACCAAATATAACTCTTCCAATATTTAACGGTGGACAAAATAGTGCAAACTTGGATTATACTTATGCTCAAAGAGATATAGCCCTAAATCAATATGAAAAAACTATCCAAACAGCTTTTAAAGAAGTAAATGATTCACTGGCAACTAGAGCCACAATTAATGAGCAAATAAACAAACAAAAAGAACTTGTAGACGCTGTATCAAAAAGTTATGACCTCGCACTTGGAGCTTATAAAATAGGAACTGGTTCATATTTAAATGTTCTAATTTCGCAAAGAACTTTATATTCAGCCCAACAAAATTTGATTAGTAAATACCAAGAAGATTTAACAAATCGAGTAAGTTTGTATAGCACTCTTGGGGGAAATGAAGAAGTTGAAGAGATAAATAAAGAGAATCAATGA
- a CDS encoding LysR family transcriptional regulator, with protein sequence MESALLKVFVAVANKKSISLGASILNFTQSNVTLRIKQLEKNLGYLLFHRVPSGVILTKEGEKLYPLAVEIVKKVEEAELKMKNITHQEILRIGSGQANVALRLLPFIEKLNKKYPNMELELYANANPQILEKLLDYKLDIAFITGEPNHKDLMILNKFDDDLYLVESNNKKSANCLIGYKKDSSHYKFLVEYFIQNNNADFKTIFIENYEVMLGCVKAGMGIAYVSRNIIDKYNYTNELKLTKIPNEPLTHLICRKDFIPMIGDYLKKIKLL encoded by the coding sequence ATGGAATCAGCGCTTTTAAAAGTTTTTGTAGCAGTTGCAAATAAAAAAAGCATCTCTTTGGGTGCTTCAATTTTAAACTTCACCCAATCAAATGTAACACTTCGAATTAAACAATTAGAAAAAAATCTTGGATATTTACTATTTCATAGAGTTCCATCAGGTGTGATTCTTACAAAAGAGGGTGAAAAATTATATCCTTTGGCTGTTGAAATAGTAAAAAAAGTCGAAGAAGCTGAACTTAAAATGAAAAATATCACCCATCAAGAGATTCTTCGAATTGGTTCAGGACAAGCAAATGTAGCTTTGAGATTATTGCCTTTTATTGAAAAACTTAATAAAAAATACCCAAATATGGAATTAGAACTATATGCCAATGCAAATCCTCAAATTTTAGAGAAGTTGTTGGATTATAAACTTGATATTGCTTTTATAACAGGAGAGCCAAACCATAAAGATTTGATGATTTTAAATAAGTTTGATGATGATTTGTATTTAGTGGAATCAAATAATAAAAAAAGTGCAAATTGTTTAATAGGCTATAAAAAAGATAGTTCACACTATAAGTTTTTAGTAGAGTATTTCATTCAAAATAATAATGCAGATTTTAAAACCATATTTATTGAAAACTATGAAGTTATGCTTGGATGTGTAAAAGCGGGAATGGGAATCGCTTATGTTTCTAGAAATATTATCGATAAGTATAATTATACAAATGAGTTGAAACTCACTAAAATACCAAATGAACCACTAACTCATCTAATATGTAGAAAAGATTTTATACCAATGATTGGGGATTATTTAAAAAAGATAAAGTTATTATAA
- a CDS encoding HD domain-containing phosphohydrolase — MFTINHKFENKQKLENFIFENKIRNSNNLLIQIFYSENELETIKEIKNLLQKSLYNSAIIGASTEGVISNGETIDNEIIISFSIFEASNTISKGYKDSNISDIIIDLSKNLIQNNTKLLIIITNLFTFDASTLLKEINKIHPTIVVVGGNAGNYYPNKRCDIFSNQTEDCDLVFVAINSDILDVQTNYLFNWEPIGKEMLITKAINSTVYTIDNKRAIDVYKEYLGDNIADNLIEYGGEFPLIYEENKVHIARALIAYDEKEGSINFAGEIKQNEKVKFGFANIDSIKEQNKQELISKYHNVQESVFIYSCAARRQMTGSFFNKEIKMLNNLGTTFGFIAYGEFFHNKDEFSNNLLNITTTFVTLNENIQKEKLKFEDDDILASKKDIKLNALTKLIKKTSEKLDENNYYLKQFKNIVSESSIYSTADETGKITYINKNFEKVSGYKQQELIGKNHNIIRHKDNDKNKYTELWDTIQSGKIWHGLIKNRKKDGSAYHVLSDIAPIYYKNGEFREFLGIRHDVTELEEYKILLKYELDNTSKTLDDNLNYTKQYENAVNTSVAIIKIDTNNTITYANNKFLKLSEYDKDEIIGMNWEKLIDPKHQQNGDCEKISKQLKDGKNTSNILHNISKKGKVFITRTNFYPIIRKNKIIEYINVLNDLTDIINLNEEIINTQKEVVFTMGAIGETRSQETGLHVKRVAEYSYILAILYGLDEKEANLLRQASPMHDIGKVGIPDNILNKPGKLTPEEFEIMKSHAQLGYEMLKHSKRDILKASAIVAREHHEKWDGSGYPRGLSGENIHIYGRITAIADVFDALAHDRVYKKAWNLEEIYDLLKEEKGKHFDPKLIDIFFNNLDKFLKIKELLND, encoded by the coding sequence ATGTTTACAATAAATCATAAATTTGAAAATAAACAAAAATTAGAAAACTTTATCTTTGAAAATAAAATCAGAAATTCAAATAATCTTTTAATCCAAATTTTTTATTCAGAAAATGAATTAGAAACTATTAAAGAAATTAAAAATTTATTACAAAAGTCTTTATATAACAGCGCTATTATAGGTGCATCAACAGAAGGAGTTATATCAAATGGAGAAACAATTGATAATGAGATTATAATTTCATTTTCAATATTTGAAGCCTCTAATACTATTTCAAAAGGGTATAAAGATTCAAATATAAGTGATATTATAATCGATTTGTCAAAGAATCTAATACAAAACAACACTAAACTATTAATTATAATTACAAATCTTTTTACTTTTGACGCTTCAACTCTTCTAAAAGAAATCAATAAAATACATCCAACAATCGTAGTTGTAGGTGGAAATGCAGGAAATTATTATCCAAATAAACGATGTGATATTTTCTCAAATCAAACAGAAGATTGTGATTTAGTATTCGTAGCTATTAATTCAGATATTTTGGATGTTCAAACAAATTACTTATTTAATTGGGAACCAATAGGCAAAGAAATGCTTATTACAAAAGCAATAAATTCCACAGTTTATACAATTGATAATAAAAGAGCGATTGATGTATATAAAGAATATTTAGGAGACAATATTGCTGATAATTTAATTGAATATGGAGGCGAATTTCCACTTATTTATGAAGAAAATAAAGTACATATTGCAAGGGCATTAATAGCTTATGATGAGAAAGAAGGCTCAATTAACTTTGCAGGAGAAATTAAACAAAATGAAAAAGTTAAATTTGGTTTTGCAAATATTGATTCAATAAAAGAACAAAATAAACAAGAATTAATATCAAAATACCATAATGTTCAAGAGTCAGTTTTTATATACTCTTGTGCAGCAAGAAGACAAATGACTGGTTCTTTTTTTAATAAAGAAATTAAAATGTTAAATAACTTAGGAACTACTTTTGGGTTTATAGCTTATGGAGAATTTTTCCATAACAAAGATGAGTTTTCTAATAACTTATTAAATATCACTACAACTTTTGTGACTTTAAATGAAAATATTCAAAAAGAAAAACTTAAATTTGAAGATGATGATATTTTAGCTTCAAAAAAAGATATAAAACTAAATGCTCTAACAAAACTTATCAAAAAAACAAGTGAAAAACTCGATGAAAACAACTATTATTTAAAACAATTTAAAAATATTGTAAGTGAATCTTCTATTTATTCAACAGCCGACGAAACAGGTAAAATAACTTATATTAACAAAAATTTTGAAAAAGTAAGTGGTTATAAACAACAAGAACTAATAGGTAAAAACCATAATATTATAAGACATAAAGATAATGATAAAAATAAATATACTGAATTATGGGATACCATTCAATCAGGCAAAATCTGGCATGGTTTAATAAAAAATAGAAAAAAAGATGGTAGTGCATATCATGTTCTTTCTGATATAGCTCCAATTTATTATAAAAATGGTGAGTTTAGAGAGTTTTTGGGAATACGACATGATGTAACAGAACTTGAAGAATATAAAATTCTTTTAAAATATGAACTTGATAATACAAGTAAAACTTTAGATGATAATCTAAACTATACTAAACAATATGAAAATGCAGTTAATACTTCTGTGGCAATTATAAAAATAGATACAAACAACACCATTACTTATGCAAATAATAAATTTTTAAAACTAAGTGAATATGATAAAGATGAAATTATTGGGATGAACTGGGAAAAATTAATTGATCCAAAACATCAACAAAATGGTGATTGTGAAAAGATATCTAAACAATTAAAAGATGGGAAAAATACAAGTAATATCTTACATAATATAAGTAAAAAAGGAAAAGTATTTATTACAAGAACCAACTTTTATCCAATAATAAGAAAAAACAAAATCATTGAATATATCAATGTTTTAAACGACCTCACAGATATTATTAATCTAAATGAAGAGATTATTAATACTCAAAAAGAAGTTGTTTTTACAATGGGTGCAATTGGAGAAACAAGATCACAAGAAACAGGACTTCATGTAAAAAGAGTTGCAGAATATTCATATATTCTTGCTATTTTATATGGTTTAGATGAAAAAGAAGCAAATCTATTAAGACAAGCAAGCCCAATGCATGACATAGGAAAAGTTGGTATTCCTGATAATATTTTAAATAAACCAGGGAAATTAACTCCTGAAGAATTTGAGATTATGAAATCCCATGCACAACTTGGTTATGAAATGTTAAAACATTCAAAAAGAGATATTTTAAAAGCTTCAGCAATAGTAGCAAGAGAACATCATGAAAAATGGGATGGAAGTGGTTATCCAAGAGGTTTAAGTGGTGAAAATATTCATATTTATGGAAGAATTACTGCAATTGCAGATGTTTTTGATGCCCTTGCCCATGATAGAGTATATAAAAAAGCTTGGAATCTGGAAGAGATATATGATTTATTAAAAGAAGAAAAAGGCAAACATTTTGACCCTAAATTAATAGATATTTTCTTTAATAATTTGGATAAATTCTTAAAGATAAAAGAGCTTTTAAATGATTAA
- a CDS encoding efflux RND transporter periplasmic adaptor subunit — protein sequence MLQQSKLFIFITASWIILSGCEDKIPTTQAPTIEVGVITIQEQAIALQQELTGRVKAKLVSQVRPQISGIITKQLFTEGSLVTQGEILYQIDSATYQASYFQAKASLESAKVDAKNAKTKSQRYEELLKFDGTSKQEAEDAKAIYLQAEALVEEKKASLESAKIDLERTNIKAPISGYISISNVTKGALVSQNQTDALATIRDTNSVYVDLSQSNTQLLALRKLLSQENIQKGNAEVSLTLSDGSIYEHKGELQLQEIAVDESTGSVTLRALFPNEKGILLPGMFVKATVQGAIDNKAFLLPQQAVSRDSKANPIITLVQEDNSIKKQMITIERAIGNKWLVTGGINNNDKIVIEGLNKINEKSKVNPVDVSSKYVQTK from the coding sequence GTGCTACAACAATCCAAACTCTTTATTTTCATAACAGCTTCATGGATAATTTTAAGTGGTTGTGAAGATAAAATCCCAACTACACAAGCTCCAACTATTGAAGTTGGTGTTATTACAATTCAAGAACAAGCCATTGCTTTACAACAAGAATTAACAGGTAGAGTTAAAGCAAAATTAGTTTCTCAAGTAAGACCACAAATTAGTGGGATTATAACCAAACAACTTTTTACAGAAGGAAGCCTAGTAACCCAAGGTGAAATTTTATATCAAATTGATTCAGCAACATATCAAGCTAGTTATTTTCAAGCGAAAGCTTCACTTGAAAGTGCAAAAGTAGATGCAAAAAATGCCAAAACAAAAAGTCAAAGATATGAAGAATTATTAAAATTTGATGGTACTTCAAAACAAGAAGCAGAAGATGCAAAAGCTATATATCTTCAAGCAGAAGCATTGGTTGAAGAAAAAAAAGCAAGTCTTGAAAGTGCTAAAATTGATTTAGAACGAACAAATATTAAAGCTCCTATTTCTGGATACATTAGTATTTCAAATGTAACAAAAGGTGCATTAGTATCACAAAATCAAACTGATGCGCTAGCTACTATTAGAGATACAAATAGTGTTTATGTAGATTTAAGTCAATCAAATACTCAACTTTTAGCTTTACGAAAACTTTTAAGTCAAGAAAATATTCAAAAGGGAAATGCTGAAGTATCTTTAACATTAAGTGATGGAAGTATTTATGAACATAAAGGTGAATTACAACTTCAAGAAATTGCAGTTGATGAAAGTACAGGTTCTGTAACTCTTCGAGCTTTATTTCCAAATGAAAAAGGTATTTTATTACCAGGAATGTTTGTAAAAGCAACAGTTCAAGGAGCAATTGATAATAAAGCATTTTTATTACCTCAACAAGCAGTTTCTAGGGATTCAAAAGCAAATCCTATTATTACACTTGTACAAGAAGATAACTCTATTAAAAAGCAAATGATTACTATTGAACGAGCCATTGGAAATAAATGGTTAGTTACAGGTGGAATTAACAATAATGATAAAATTGTTATTGAAGGTTTAAATAAAATCAATGAAAAAAGTAAAGTTAATCCTGTTGATGTAAGTAGTAAATATGTTCAAACTAAATAA
- a CDS encoding antibiotic biosynthesis monooxygenase family protein — MYAVIFEVYPTKEGKEEYLKIASTLKDFLQNREGFISIERFQSLVNENKLLSLSFWEDEKSIEIWRNLFEHRIAQDKGNAGIFEDYRIRVAKVQRDYTKTDRNEAPKDSNEYRI; from the coding sequence ATGTACGCAGTAATTTTTGAAGTTTATCCAACAAAAGAAGGAAAGGAAGAGTATCTTAAAATTGCCTCAACTTTAAAAGATTTTTTACAAAATAGAGAAGGTTTTATTTCTATTGAAAGATTCCAAAGTTTAGTAAATGAAAATAAACTTTTAAGTTTATCATTTTGGGAAGATGAAAAATCAATAGAAATTTGGAGAAATTTATTTGAACATAGAATTGCTCAAGATAAAGGTAATGCTGGAATTTTTGAAGATTATCGAATAAGAGTTGCCAAAGTACAAAGGGACTACACAAAAACAGATAGAAATGAAGCGCCAAAAGATTCAAATGAATATAGAATTTAA
- a CDS encoding efflux RND transporter permease subunit — protein sequence MLAQFFVHRPIFAWVISLVIMIAGTVSLYILPMEQYPDIAPPQINISATYTGASAQTVENSVTQIIEQQLTGLDGMIYFSSSSSSSGNSRVKVTFQQGTDPDIAQVQVQNKVEQILSRLPDDVQRQGVRVVKSQTDFLLLASLYDSTGKADKTDIADYLISNLQDSIARLDGVGEVQVFGGQYAMRIWLDPTKLEAYNLMPSDIESAISDQNSQASAGKLGALPVVNNQQLAVTVTARSKFKTVNEFENILVKNNTNGSFVKLKDVARVEIGAQSYSNVTGLNGMPSSGIAIQLASGANAIKTANSIKEFLNKYESSLPQRYKIEYPRDTTLFIQASISEVVKTLLEAIFLVVVVMYVFLKSWRATLIPAIAVPVVLLGTFGILNILGYSINTLTMFGMVLSIGLLVDDAIVVVENVERNMREKLLSAKEATIVSMKEITSALVGVATVLSVVFLPMAFFSGSTGVIYRQFSVTIISSMVLSVIVALTLTPALCATILKPHNENEKQKGFTHWFGQKFDALTLRYKNRVNKVLQMPIRWMVTYLIIIGLLIFVFIKLPTSFLPKEDQGSLMVQYTLPVGAITSRTVEVAEKIKEYFLTQEANNINSIFTISGYSSNSSGQNVGTAYVSLKSWDLRPDTNNNADAIGQRAAKTFADPKSPYFIRDARVISMNPPVVQGLGSTDGFEFQLQADAGTSRTTLAEVKEKILLDAAQNNKINSIRADGTEDTPQLKIEYDTEKALSLGLSMNNIDYTLSAAWAGIYVNDFIDRSRVKRVYIQGDSQFRSKPEDLYTWKIRNASGTMTSFSEFATTKWEYGPEELTRYNGFASYQIQGSAASGISSGVAMDEMDKIADKLSNGTMHSWSGLSYQERLSTGQSGLLYTVSILIIFLCLAALYESWSVPFSILLVVPLGVIGAVLAVYFRGLDNDVYFQVALLTTIGLAAKNAILIVEFVDTAYKNGKPLLEAAIEGATLRLRPIIMTSLAFIAGIMPLALSTGAGANSRISIGTGIVGGTLTATIFAIFFVPLFFVLIKKVFSSKKAGQNV from the coding sequence ATGTTAGCACAATTTTTTGTTCATAGACCTATTTTTGCTTGGGTTATTTCTTTAGTAATTATGATTGCAGGAACAGTTTCTCTTTATATACTTCCAATGGAACAATATCCAGATATTGCACCACCTCAAATTAATATTTCTGCAACTTATACAGGAGCATCTGCACAAACTGTTGAAAATAGTGTTACCCAAATTATTGAACAACAACTAACAGGTCTTGATGGAATGATTTATTTTTCATCAAGCAGTAGTTCTTCTGGAAATTCAAGGGTAAAAGTAACATTCCAACAAGGAACAGATCCAGATATTGCTCAAGTACAAGTGCAAAATAAAGTTGAACAAATTCTTTCTCGTTTACCTGATGATGTACAAAGACAAGGAGTTAGAGTCGTTAAATCACAAACTGACTTTTTATTACTAGCTTCATTGTATGACTCAACAGGAAAAGCAGATAAAACGGATATTGCTGATTATTTAATCAGTAATCTTCAAGATAGTATTGCAAGACTTGATGGGGTAGGAGAAGTTCAAGTTTTTGGGGGACAATATGCAATGCGTATTTGGTTAGATCCTACAAAACTTGAAGCATATAACCTAATGCCCTCAGATATAGAATCTGCAATTAGCGATCAAAATTCTCAAGCATCAGCTGGAAAACTTGGAGCTTTACCTGTTGTAAATAATCAACAATTAGCAGTAACTGTAACAGCAAGATCAAAATTTAAAACTGTAAATGAATTTGAAAATATTCTTGTAAAGAACAATACAAATGGTTCTTTTGTTAAATTAAAAGATGTAGCACGAGTTGAAATAGGTGCTCAATCGTATAGTAATGTTACAGGTCTTAATGGTATGCCTTCTTCTGGTATTGCTATTCAATTAGCTTCTGGGGCAAATGCTATAAAAACAGCTAATAGTATAAAAGAATTTTTAAATAAATATGAATCAAGTTTACCACAAAGATACAAAATAGAGTATCCAAGAGATACAACACTTTTTATTCAAGCTTCTATTAGTGAAGTAGTTAAAACCCTTCTTGAAGCAATTTTTTTAGTTGTTGTTGTAATGTATGTTTTTCTTAAAAGCTGGAGAGCAACACTAATTCCTGCTATTGCAGTTCCAGTTGTTTTACTTGGAACTTTTGGTATTTTAAATATTCTAGGATATTCAATCAATACTCTAACAATGTTTGGAATGGTTTTATCCATTGGACTTTTAGTTGATGATGCGATTGTTGTAGTTGAAAATGTTGAACGAAATATGAGAGAAAAACTACTTAGTGCAAAAGAAGCAACTATTGTTTCAATGAAAGAAATCACTAGCGCTTTAGTTGGTGTGGCAACTGTTTTATCAGTAGTTTTTTTACCAATGGCATTTTTTAGTGGTTCAACGGGAGTTATTTATAGACAATTTTCTGTAACTATCATTTCTTCTATGGTACTTTCAGTTATTGTTGCTTTGACTTTAACTCCTGCTTTATGTGCAACCATATTAAAACCTCATAATGAAAATGAAAAACAAAAAGGATTTACACATTGGTTTGGGCAAAAATTTGATGCTCTTACTCTTAGATATAAAAATAGAGTTAATAAAGTATTACAAATGCCTATTCGTTGGATGGTTACCTATCTTATTATTATTGGTTTATTAATTTTTGTTTTTATAAAACTTCCTACAAGTTTTTTACCAAAAGAAGATCAAGGTAGTTTAATGGTGCAATACACTCTACCAGTTGGAGCAATTACATCAAGAACTGTTGAAGTTGCAGAAAAAATAAAAGAGTATTTTTTAACCCAAGAAGCAAATAATATAAATAGTATTTTTACAATCTCTGGATATAGTAGTAATAGTAGTGGACAAAATGTAGGAACAGCGTATGTCTCTTTAAAAAGTTGGGATTTAAGACCTGATACAAATAATAACGCTGATGCTATTGGACAAAGGGCAGCTAAAACTTTTGCTGATCCAAAATCACCTTATTTTATTCGTGATGCAAGAGTTATTTCTATGAATCCTCCTGTTGTTCAAGGTTTAGGTTCAACGGATGGATTTGAATTTCAACTTCAAGCTGATGCTGGAACATCAAGAACAACATTAGCAGAAGTTAAAGAAAAAATATTGTTAGATGCAGCTCAAAATAATAAAATCAATTCTATTCGAGCAGATGGAACAGAAGACACTCCTCAATTAAAAATAGAATATGACACCGAGAAAGCACTCTCGTTAGGACTTTCTATGAATAATATTGATTATACACTTAGTGCTGCGTGGGCTGGTATTTATGTAAATGATTTTATTGATAGATCAAGAGTAAAAAGAGTTTATATTCAAGGTGATTCTCAATTTAGATCAAAACCTGAAGATTTATATACATGGAAAATCCGTAATGCAAGTGGAACAATGACTTCTTTTTCAGAATTTGCAACTACAAAATGGGAATATGGTCCAGAAGAATTGACTCGTTACAATGGATTTGCTTCATACCAAATTCAAGGTTCAGCAGCAAGTGGAATAAGTTCTGGAGTTGCGATGGACGAGATGGATAAAATAGCAGATAAACTCTCAAATGGAACTATGCATTCATGGAGTGGACTATCTTATCAAGAAAGATTATCAACTGGACAATCAGGGCTTCTTTATACGGTTTCTATTTTAATTATCTTTTTATGTTTAGCAGCTTTATATGAAAGTTGGTCTGTACCATTTTCAATATTATTGGTTGTTCCATTAGGTGTAATTGGAGCCGTTCTAGCTGTTTATTTTAGAGGTTTAGACAATGATGTTTATTTCCAGGTTGCCCTTTTAACTACTATTGGACTTGCTGCTAAAAATGCTATTTTAATTGTCGAGTTTGTGGATACCGCATATAAAAATGGAAAACCTTTATTAGAAGCTGCTATTGAGGGAGCAACACTTAGATTGAGACCTATTATTATGACTTCTTTAGCATTTATTGCAGGAATCATGCCACTAGCATTATCAACGGGAGCTGGAGCAAATAGTAGAATTTCTATTGGAACAGGAATTGTGGGTGGAACTTTAACCGCAACTATCTTTGCAATATTTTTTGTTCCTTTATTTTTTGTTTTAATTAAAAAAGTTTTTTCATCAAAAAAGGCAGGACAAAATGTTTAA
- a CDS encoding bacteriohemerythrin has translation MNSKLNSNSIIWKSEYNINNFRIDKEHQKLFTIAREAMSISRLKDDEKVKNKLKDVITKLFDYVGTHFSNEQKYMEELDYPELTNHKLLHRNMLNMLTTLISELNKLELQEIEKSLFTFIEEYFIRHIVLEDKKIQLWNTSLSDLKRNFGWKEIYSVGNPKIDAEHKKLFDIAEEAFIEVDATQRNVKIKEVLTDLYDYMKTHFKHEEKFMQEIEYPSFEEHKLLHHNIIEKINTLVKKLPTMDENIFEKELAKIIDIALVHHIIQEDRKIISWSRSNPQIQ, from the coding sequence ATGAACAGCAAATTAAATTCCAATTCAATAATTTGGAAATCGGAATACAATATCAATAATTTCAGAATTGATAAAGAACACCAAAAGCTTTTTACAATAGCAAGAGAAGCCATGAGTATTTCAAGACTAAAAGATGATGAAAAAGTTAAAAATAAATTAAAAGACGTTATCACAAAACTTTTTGATTATGTGGGAACTCATTTTTCGAATGAACAAAAATATATGGAAGAACTAGATTATCCAGAACTTACCAATCATAAACTTCTTCACAGAAATATGTTAAATATGCTTACAACTTTGATTTCAGAATTAAATAAATTAGAATTGCAAGAAATAGAAAAATCTCTTTTTACTTTTATTGAAGAATATTTTATAAGACATATTGTTTTAGAAGACAAAAAAATTCAACTTTGGAATACTTCACTTTCTGATTTGAAAAGAAATTTTGGTTGGAAAGAAATTTATAGTGTTGGAAATCCAAAAATTGATGCTGAACATAAAAAACTTTTTGATATTGCAGAAGAAGCGTTTATAGAAGTTGATGCAACTCAAAGAAATGTAAAAATAAAAGAAGTTTTAACTGATTTGTATGATTACATGAAAACACATTTTAAACATGAAGAAAAATTTATGCAAGAAATAGAATATCCTTCATTTGAAGAACATAAATTATTACATCACAATATAATTGAAAAAATAAATACTCTTGTTAAAAAACTTCCAACTATGGATGAAAATATTTTTGAAAAAGAGTTAGCAAAAATAATAGATATTGCCCTTGTTCATCATATAATTCAAGAAGATAGAAAAATCATCTCTTGGTCAAGATCAAATCCTCAAATTCAATAA